The Stigmatopora argus isolate UIUO_Sarg chromosome 6, RoL_Sarg_1.0, whole genome shotgun sequence region TCTGGTGAAGACCCCAGGCAAGGCCAACGTCAACATGCTGGCCTTAGACCTGGATGAAACCCTTATCCAAAGAGCTCAGGAGACCAACCCTCTCCCGGGCAGCGTCACCTTCATTCCTATGGACATGACAGGCAACTGCTCCCCGCTCCACGAGCACCTGGCGGTGCACGGGAGCTCCCGCTTCCACCTCACCACGTGCCTGGCCGTCACCATGTGGATCCACTTGAACCACGGCGACGCCGGTTTCCTCCGCTTTCTCTCCCGCCTGGCCGAACTTAGCCGCCACCTGCTGCTGGAGGTGCAGCCGTGGAGGTGTTACGGCGCGGCGGCCCGTAGGCTCCGGAAGCTCGGGCGCTCCGATTTCGACCACTTCAAGAGTCTGAAGTTGTCCGGTGACATGATCGAACACGCCAAGAAACACCTGGAGACGCACTGCAAAATGGACTATGTGCGATGCTTGGGCAGCACAGCCTGGCATAGGAAGTTGTTGCTTTTTAAGGAAAAGTGAGACTCAATCAAATTCATTTCCAGGCTTTAAACTGTTATCATAAAGCACCCCTCCCCCCCAACTTGTGTCAGGAGTCCCAAATCTTcacaaataaatatgaaattttAGCTTCAGGCTCATGCCTGCAAATCAAATTAATTCAAGTCAGGTCGGGTCAGATTTTttcggcccgatcttacctcAAATATAGATACTTGCTCAtactactttatttttattttttaaactaggctatttttcatttattttccatactgccAATCTCTAAAAGGGTcatcaggggtgctggagcctcttctcacgtaattaaaatatttgcctCAACAACAATACATtaccttaataaaaaaaatacaggtaaACTTGAGTATAACACTTAATTCTGCCAGTAGTTTTTTCAGCGAACACAAAGGAACATCTatcaattttaatcattttaattacagggtactaaaattaacattacataaaatgtctttttaaaagaaCCCATTGAATATTACAAAGATCTGTAAATCTTGAAAAGTTAGGATATAAAATCTTTTAACAGTGGTGCATAATTGAGAAAAATAATTTCCGATAAAATGTACAGCATATATTAACTGTTCTACCacgttaaaacaaaaaaatgagatgaacaaCAAACTCGGACAAAAGAGATGAGTCGTCAGCGTCGTTTACGACGATGCATACGCACAATCGGCTCGTGTTAGGTCAATGTatgtaatcataaaaaaaattacaagtgaTGTCAGACCATCACTACACTGGCCTTGTTTCCATCATGTGACGTCATATCTAATCCACAGGTTTAAAAACTGTACACGAAACGGAGGtggaagctttaaaaaaaaaggatcattCCACCACAATGGGGTGGAATGGTGTGTTTTTATGCTACTGTACAAGCGCTAAATCAGATCCACTGATAGCTCGCGGTGGACTATACACAAAAAGGGGTCTTTGAGGAAGGTGGGGGAGACATGCATACGATGCGCTCCAGCCCTTATGAGGATGTTTTGTTTACGAGCTCACCAAATGGAGACCAGTCACGTCCAGGAGGTATTTCATCATCGGTGTCACATTCGTCGTTTCGGTAAACGGCGTGAAAGTGGAGTTCGGGCTAGCCTGAGTCCCCCTGAGTTAGCGCGACTTGAAGCGGACGTCGCCTTTGAGACGCCTGGTGAGGAAATAATACAAAAACTGGTTGATTTTAATCTCGCAGTTAGCTTCGGTGAGTTGACTGCGGTTAGTCTggagggcaaaaaaataaaaatttgagtCCCGCTCATTTCCTGAAAACTGCTTTTTGTGTTGAAGCGTCCCGCTGTGTGCTCGTGTCTTGGCTGTGCTGGTAAAGAGAGAGTAGGTGGGCGGTATTTAGATGAGAGGTGCTGTATCCAGGGTCAGGCCTTTGCTGGGGTCCAGGCTGGCAAAGAAGCGTACGTCGCGATCTTTGTCCGACTGGAGCGCCATCACTGTTTCTTCCAGCTCGTCCGAGGAGGCACAGCTCGCGTCTTTGAAGTAGGCTAGGAGGGTAATTGAGAGGTAGTTAGCTTAGCCTAAGCACTGGGCTCTGAAAAGGCAGGGGGAGCTTGGATAATAGCTTCCTATTTTCTggctaaatataatctataaaaaaatatagtacTCATTTGTCTCTGTGGTCCGGTGCATCATGATGTTTCCACTCAAAGTAATTCATTTTTTGGAGTGGTGTTTTTGGGGTCCTACCTTTCTCCATTACGCTCTGGCGCAGGGCCTTGGCCACCAAAACTCGTACGTTGGCCACCGGGTCTGACGAGAGGCTGAGCAGGCTGGGGAGAAGGTGCTGGCTGAACTGATCCATGGGCATGCAGTCTTCCTCTACGACCGCCTGGCCACAAACGGGCGCATCAAGGACGCGACCAAGACACAACGGGAAGGTTCGATACGCGCCCGCTCGGTCACCTGACAGATGAAGGCGAAAGCTTGCCGTCCGACCCACTTGGGACAGTGGCAGAATCTGACGGTAAGCTCGTTGATGAAGTTCACCCCTAAATCGTCGGCCCCGCTCGAGTATAACTTCTGGAGGATTTCCaccacctggaaaaaaaaaatcacaaaagaaTGAATAGGATACTGGTTTGAAGGTGTGCTCGAACCTTGCTCAGACATGATCACTTTGGTCATTAGCCAGTTTGTGAGACAAATTTCTTcattataaaatacatttaaaaaacacttcATACCCACAACAATGCAGAACAAGTTTAGgcaaaactaagaaaaaaacattttgctgtcgcACCAGCAAAAGAAGCTTACGGATTTCATATGATGACTTCATAATTTAGAAGTTTCAAGTTGCAAAAGTTTTATCTTTTAACATCATGAGATCTTAGTTTTAGCGCACTagcacaagtaaaaaaaaaataaaataaattccagCCATCAGGCTGTGCGACATACCAACTTGTACGAGATCCACCTGACTTCTGAGACCTTATCGGAGCAAAGCGTGAGTGCGATCTGCCTGAGGTAGTCGTAAACATCGTAGTGGCTGTACAATTCAATGATCAGGATGAGCTGCCTAGAAAGGAAGCCGCAACGAGAAAGGAAGGTAGTTAATTCTCAAGCATGTGTCACATTAGGACTAAAAAATGTGAGCCAGACGCACTCTGCCAGTTCGTATCGGAACCTCCAGTTGCGACTGTTGTCAGTCACCATGAACTCTTGCAGCTGGTACAAGTATTCTCTCCTTTTGTCTGCATGGAGCAACTGgaagaacaaaataaaacaatgggcTCACATATTTCACTAAAGTTAGCGTGAGTTGAGGCCGATTACGAACCTTTAGGAAGTCATAGAGGTGCTTGAGGACACCGATGCGGACCTCGTCCAGGTCCTTGAGGAAACCATTAAAAATGGGAACCAAGTCCGCCGCGGTCAGCTGGTCGCCGAGAATGACCGCCAGTTCATGGATGGAGAACGCCAGTGTTCGGCGCACTTTCCACTGCAACAAAATTGAAGAAAAGACAAACGTGATCAGATCAAATCAGCAGAGGCTCCAAGATTCCGTGTGAAACACCTTCAATAAAATGCAGGTTTGTCATCTAGAAACATTAAATtgtgatgaaataaataatttctGCACCTACCTGCACATCAGTGGCTAACGTTTCGTACGTGTCTTTGAGGCAGTGCCAGTTCTGCCGACCCAAAGTGAGAGCAACGCCCGGCAGACTGAAGGCGCAGTGTTTCGCTATCTCCGTATCCACCGTCTGAGCTCGCGCTGGGTCCGTCATGGAGAGGTACTGATCCAACAGCTGCTGGGGAATTACATTCTGCGGGCCGACGAGGCAATTCCGCAGATAAGGGAGAGCCGGAATTTCAAAACATCCTGGAAGACGTACCTGGATTTTAGGTTTGTCTTCGCACACCGAGTCATCTCTTCCCTCTTCCTCCACACTTTCAATTAATTCTGATACCTGAGAAACAAAACAGTGTTGGAAAACCCAAGACTTCAGATTTAGCAgctcatttttgtttgtcatACCAAAACTGGGGAGCCAGGTGACATCTCTTCCGGATCCTCCAACGGTTCCGTCTGCGTCCTCTCATCTCCTTGCTCCTGGACCGGACATGTTTCAGTTTCTTCAGCGCTTTCCGTCGCTTGTTCCTCTTCCTCGAGAGTCTCGTCGACGTCGGACTGAACGTCAGGCGATTCGCTCTCGATAACCGGACTGTCGGCGTCGCTGTCCTCAGGGGACTCCATCAGCTGGCTTTCCGTGGGACTGTCGTCGGACGGGCTGTCGAGCTGAGCGGCCTTCAGGGCCGCTGCCAAAACCTGAACTTGAACTGGGGGACAACGGTAATGGAAAATGCTGtgacattttaaatgtgtgttgGGAAAATCTGAGCTACAAATAGAGCGTTTGCTCACCTTGGACATCGGGGTTGTCCATATGTGGCTGCAAACAGTCTAAAACCATCTGGATCTGGTGACTGGTACTTTTACTCGAACTGGCCCTGGAATCGGAAATGCTCCTGAAGTCTTCTTCTTTCTGCTCACCTTTGCTCTCCTCCTTCGTCTTCTTCTCAATCATGTCCCCCATTTGGCAGGTGATCAATTCCAATTCCCCGCTGATATCCGGTAGCGGCGGCCTCCAAAAGTGGAAGGAGTTAAAGTTCTCGTCCGCATGTGGGGCATCTTTGGCGTTCCTGGCGTTGTTGCCGGCGTGGGCCGGGTTGTCTGGTCCCTCTCCGTGAGCAAAGCTGTGGTTGTTGTCTTCGTAGTTCATCTCCTCGGCTGCTGGCACGTGCTCTGGCGACGGTGTGGCCCGGCCGTCCTGGTTGGGCAGCGTGTGAGCGATTGGCCTTTCCGTGCGACGGCTGCTGATGTCAGCGCAGTTGAGGGAGTTCAAGGAGCAGTCGCTACAATGACAAAATGTACATTCTAAAGAGAAACCAAACATCAATCTGTCTAATTCAGGAAATGAGTAGGAACTGGTTCTGATCTCTCTCTAGTTGTTCTAGACCATCAGATGCATTCAAAGATCGGGTGCCAGCACATGTAATTTCCACAATTTAACTTTTAGCAGAGCTGGGTGCTATGGccacataaaacattttttgagtaaCTGTTTTTTGCCCCACAGAAAGatttgacaaagaaaaaaaaataataggacAAATAAGCAAAAGCAAACACATTTTCATGGAATAATACGAGAATTCCATTCTCTCACCTGCACCTGATGACTTCTTTACATGTTCATTAGTGTAGACATTTACTATGGTTTTGGCAAGATATATATTGTAATATCGACTATCACTATTAGCGCCTTTTTTACCTGTCTAACGTGCACCTAGAAACATCCAGTAGCCCTCCGTCATCTCTGAAGTAGAGGCCTGCACTGGTTGGGTTGGCAAAAGTGGAGATGAAACGAcccagagactgaaaagcagcCTGTCGAACCTAGATCAAAAAACAAAGTTATAATTGAACAACATGTTGTCAGctattgtgtttgtgtgtatgtttgtttgtttgtcatacATACCCAGCGAGACTGATCGCTGATGAGGCTGATGAAGAGTGGGGACAACTTTGTACGTCGCACTTCAGGCAAGGTAGAATTTGAGACCATCATGAAGCACTCGGCGCAGGCTTTCCTAATGCCCCACAGGCTGTCCGAGCAGAGTTCAAAGAACTTGGGAATCTACGTCACGACAAGACAATGAACAGACTTAATTAAACATGCATCGCCAGCATAGGCACCCCAACATGAACTTCGAGacttaaaaagtcattttaaaaatcctcACCAATAGGTTTTCTGTGGCTTCCTGACCCACAATTGAACAGAACTCCCCAAAATTGGCCGCACAGACCTAGAGGTTACAAGGGGGAAAATAACACTTAACACATCCGTGTGTATCCTTTCAGAATTTCAGCCAGTCAACCAGGGACTTAAAATTCCACAGGAAAATAACAGGGATTTGCCTGCCAGGCTGATGCGCAAAACCAAAGTGTGACCTGCATATTTATGACCATAATTCCTCCTGAATAGCTGCATAACAACCCCAAAGTAAGATGTTCACTTGTAAAGCCAACGAGGCTACCTTCCGAACTTGAAAGAGTCTGGCGTCACTGCACAAATCACAGAAGCGCGGTAGTAGGAGCTGCTCCACCGTGTCTTTGCTTAGCATGGTCACCACTTTACACATGATCTAGACACAGAAGCAAATGATAAGTGCCGTTATAATCCTCCATTAACTTACCTGACTTGTGGCTGTAAAAGAGATCAGTCATAAAAGTGATGGGGCTGACAGCATAAAGAGGGGGatacagttttttatttattttttaaattcaaacaaaCCAGGATTTTATTTCTCAGCCACATCACTCAGTCCCATGTTTTCTGTTACTTACAGCAACCGCCTCAATCTTGTAATCGTCATCACTCCTAGGTTCGGTGAGATCCAGCAGAACTGGACAAACTTTGGTCTCCATGTCGGCCTTTGAGATGAGGCCCTGCTCCAACAGCACCAGCAGTGCCGCCTGGCTGGTCTTTCGCACCTGGAATAAAAGACATTGGATTCAAATTTCAATGCTATTTTGACCAATAATAGAATTTCAGACTAGTTTGTAAACTTACCTGGTTGTTGGGATCGGTGAGATAGCGAACCACTATAGGTACTAAGTATCTGGAGAAAGCGGCGGGGAAGTTGGGCCGACTCTCGTGCAAGAACATGGCGATGTTGGGGACCTGCTCCATCAGCTCGGCTCGTACGGTCGGCTCTGAATAGACACGTGTTAACGGCACATATGTGGCTTCCGCTTAAAGCACCTAATAGCACCAAGTACACCCGAGTTACAGAAAATGGTGTCTACCTCCATCTTCGGACATTCTAGCAACTGTCTCCATGACACTGATGAAGTCATTTTCATTATCGCTGAATTCGCGAAGCACATCGAGCAGCCCGCGAGCCACGATCTGCCTAAAAAGCCAAAGGAGCACCGGGTTAGTTAGCCTGCCTACATCCTGTGAGCgcattccaaaatcaaataGCCAAGCTGGGGAAAAGCTCGCTCACAACAATCAAATGTTTATGCAAAGGACAAaagagtattatttttttctgtgtgtgtgttttggggttTCCAACCTCCAGGGCATTCTAAGTAAATAATAAATGGTGA contains the following coding sequences:
- the bcdin3d gene encoding pre-miRNA 5'-monophosphate methyltransferase, translated to MATCVNDDADEGPKEPGAAPYGNFINYYRFNPPDNRLGLIPCSLLADLGYNQKQETTLLLDVGCNSGELSIALYKHLVKTPGKANVNMLALDLDETLIQRAQETNPLPGSVTFIPMDMTGNCSPLHEHLAVHGSSRFHLTTCLAVTMWIHLNHGDAGFLRFLSRLAELSRHLLLEVQPWRCYGAAARRLRKLGRSDFDHFKSLKLSGDMIEHAKKHLETHCKMDYVRCLGSTAWHRKLLLFKEK
- the ppp4r1l gene encoding serine/threonine-protein phosphatase 4 regulatory subunit 1, producing the protein MAGLSLYFEDGHDDLDDFGFDDYGSECDSIRITAFLDAGQDNLTPLGRLEKYAFSENVFNRQIVARGLLDVLREFSDNENDFISVMETVARMSEDGEPTVRAELMEQVPNIAMFLHESRPNFPAAFSRYLVPIVVRYLTDPNNQVRKTSQAALLVLLEQGLISKADMETKVCPVLLDLTEPRSDDDYKIEAVAIMCKVVTMLSKDTVEQLLLPRFCDLCSDARLFQVRKVCAANFGEFCSIVGQEATENLLIPKFFELCSDSLWGIRKACAECFMMVSNSTLPEVRRTKLSPLFISLISDQSRWVRQAAFQSLGRFISTFANPTSAGLYFRDDGGLLDVSRCTLDSDCSLNSLNCADISSRRTERPIAHTLPNQDGRATPSPEHVPAAEEMNYEDNNHSFAHGEGPDNPAHAGNNARNAKDAPHADENFNSFHFWRPPLPDISGELELITCQMGDMIEKKTKEESKGEQKEEDFRSISDSRASSSKSTSHQIQMVLDCLQPHMDNPDVQVQVQVLAAALKAAQLDSPSDDSPTESQLMESPEDSDADSPVIESESPDVQSDVDETLEEEEQATESAEETETCPVQEQGDERTQTEPLEDPEEMSPGSPVLVSELIESVEEEGRDDSVCEDKPKIQNVIPQQLLDQYLSMTDPARAQTVDTEIAKHCAFSLPGVALTLGRQNWHCLKDTYETLATDVQWKVRRTLAFSIHELAVILGDQLTAADLVPIFNGFLKDLDEVRIGVLKHLYDFLKLLHADKRREYLYQLQEFMVTDNSRNWRFRYELAEQLILIIELYSHYDVYDYLRQIALTLCSDKVSEVRWISYKLVVEILQKLYSSGADDLGVNFINELTVRFCHCPKWVGRQAFAFICQAVVEEDCMPMDQFSQHLLPSLLSLSSDPVANVRVLVAKALRQSVMEKAYFKDASCASSDELEETVMALQSDKDRDVRFFASLDPSKGLTLDTAPLI